In a single window of the Coffea eugenioides isolate CCC68of chromosome 3, Ceug_1.0, whole genome shotgun sequence genome:
- the LOC113766695 gene encoding putative disease resistance protein RGA3: MADNVASPLLQRLSDRLYTLAPVTNKEIFRNLRLTLPRVQTLVQEAEMHSEDNETLKLWITEIKNTAYEADDIFDEYNLRMMRHKPPGIFSLFFFFKDLIYGFKLGSKLEKIEKNLDSLLKRSAEFGRFTVACTLKGAAEENYSSHVHGVQRLSSSFMIDSEVVGRESDKEYILSVLFKSSDGNQLTVIPIVGMGGVGKTTLAQLIYNDEGVSEYFDLQMWVSVGEDFDFIKIAQAIIEQINHEAKNLSNLEVLQETLSRSISGKRFLLVLDDVWNDDSWKWSMMSRGFLGAGLGSVVIITTRNMMVARLSGSIPPHYLGPLDEKDSWSLFTRVAFKSIPDPENQELEDIGRRIVQRCGGLPLAIKSLAGLMRSKRKANEWLSFMEENMGNLPEIENHFFPILKLSYNHLPSHLKQCFAYCSIFPKNQRINREKLIQLWIAEGFVRSGKISRRPEDAANEYFVELLERSFFMEITKDEFGEIQECGMHDLMHDLAQSVASVGCSIVEAEDSQDVPKELRYSSLVGKSKTSTVPESLNEATNLRTLLLLSCKFDSIPKLLLNLACLRVLDLSQSGIRKLSAAIGNLKHLRYLNLSHTHIKTLPETISQLRNLQTLELVECYDLHEVPRAICELTNLRNLDFQSCPLLTSLPFGIGKLKFLQRLPIFLVNDKNGSADLSDLQSLELRERLEIKNLEYVKSAADASKAKLHEKAGLISLTLSWGEDADSVTTKILDHILENLKPPPHLKVLEIIGFKGHTFPTWLRNQDLPNLVKLSLANCSCRELPPLGDLPYLNDLSIKGMTEVHSIGDEFYGHGDSSSFPSLKQLELFDMPNLSEWKCRGKDKLFRFSSVQESSSNWYNQSFACLETLTVMGCSKLINLPSLPYLKSLALWNSNEQLLGSISNLTSLSSLLVYKFRLFREPEFQQAEAGFSSVTTLTIYDCGDLISRLNEGIRGFTSLKHLHVLYCDRLESLPPGVGYLTTLQKLSIADCQDLAYFPDTMSNLSSLIEMKIEACPLLKSLPLGMLHLPSLPKFVIQECPNLEKFLRTSASVVC, from the coding sequence ATGGCAGACAATGTTGCGTCTCCTCTTCTCCAGCGTCTGTCTGACCGGCTATATACTTTGGCTCCCGTTACCAACAAAGAAATTTTCAGGAATCTGCGCCTCACTTTGCCTCGAGTTCAAACACTGGTCCAGGAAGCAGAGATGCATTCTGAGGATAATGAAACACTCAAGTTATGGATCACAGAAATCAAGAACACTGCCTATGAAGCTGATGACATTTTCGATGAATACAATCTCAGGATGATGAGGCACAAGCCGCCTGGTATTTTCtcgcttttcttcttcttcaaggATCTCATATATGGCTTCAAGCTAGGCAGCAAGCTGGAAAAGATAGAAAAAAATCTGGATTCACTTCTGAAGAGGAGTGCCGAGTTCGGGAGGTTCACTGTTGCATGCACTCTGAAAGGAGCAGCGGAAGAAAATTATTCTTCTCATGTTCATGGTGTACAGCGCCTCTCGAGTTCTTTTATGATTGATTCTGAGGTCGTCGGGAGGGAATCCGACAAAGAATATATCTTGTCTGTCCTGTTCAAGTCAAGTGACGGGAATCAACTCACAGTAATTCCTATTGTTGGCATGGGGGGAGTCGGTAAGACAACTCTTGCACAGCTAATATATAATGATGAAGGAGTATCTGAATACTTTGACTTGCAAATGTGGGTCTCAGTTGGCGAGGATTTCGACTTCATAAAAATTGCCCAGGCCATAATTGAACAGATAAATCACGAGGCCAAAAATCTTTCCAACTTGGAGGTTCTACAAGAAACCCTTAGTCGTAGCATATCGGGAAAAAGATTCCTGCTTGTCTTGGATGATGTTTGGAATGACGATAGCTGGAAATGGTCCATGATGTCACGAGGATTTCTTGGAGCAGGTCTTGGTTCAGTAGTTATCATCACCACAAGAAACATGATGGTTGCAAGACTCAGTGGCTCGATTCCACCTCACTACCTAGGACCTCTGGATGAAAAAGATTCCTGGAGTCTTTTCACGAGGGTTGCATTTAAATCCATTCCAGATCCAGAGAATCAGGAATTGGAGGACATTGGAAGAAGAATTGTTCAAAGGTGTGGAGGATTACCTCTTGCAATCAAGAGCTTGGCGGGCCTAATGCGATCCAAAAGGAAAGCGAATGAGTGGCTCTCTTTCATGGAAGAGAACATGGGGAATTTACCTGAAATTGAGAATCATTTTTTCCCTATTTTAAAGCTGAGCTATAATCATCTACCGTCACATTTGAAGCAGTGTTTCGCTTATTGTTCCATATTCCCAAAAAATCAAAGGATCAATAGAGAGAAGCTGATCCAACTGTGGATTGCTGAAGGGTTTGTCAGATCAGGAAAGATAAGCAGAAGGCCAGAGGATGCTGCAAACGAGTACTTCGTGGAGTTATTAGAGCGATCGTTTTTCATGGAGATAACCAAAGATGAATTTGGGGAAATCCAAGAATGCGGAATGCATGACCTAATGCATGATCTTGCCCAATCCGTTGCCAGTGTTGGGTGCTCAATTGTAGAGGCTGAAGATTCGCAGGATGTGCCCAAAGAACTTCGGTATTCCTCTTTAGTGGGAAAATCTAAAACATCAACTGTCCCTGAATCACTGAATGAAGCCACCAACTTAAGAACACTGCTTTTACTATCTTGTAAGTTTGACTCTATTCCTAAACTGCTTCTAAACCTTGCCTGCTTAAGAGTGTTAGATTTAAGTCAGAGTGGCATTCGAAAATTGTCAGCAGCCATTGGTAATTTAAAGCATCTTAGGTACCTGAATctttcacacacacacatcaAAACGTTACCAGAGACAATCAGTCAACTAAGGAACTTGCAGACTCTGGAATTGGTAGAGTGCTATGATCTTCATGAAGTACCAAGAGCTATTTGTGAGTTAACCAACCTTAGGAATCTTGATTTCCAATCCTGTCCTTTGTTGACTTCTCTCCCATTTGGGATAGGGAAGTTGAAGTTCCTGCAAAGGTTACCGATATTTCTAGTAAATGACAAGAACGGCTCTGCTGACTTGAGTGATTTACAGAGCTTGGAACTAAGGGAAAGATTAGAGATCAAGAATCTTGAATATGTTAAAAGTGCAGCAGATGCTTCTAAAGCAAAACTGCATGAAAAGGCAGGTCTTATCTCTTTGACACTATCATGGGGTGAAGACGCCGATTCTGTCACTACAAAAATTTTGGACCATATATTGGAGAATCTCAAGCCACCTCCTCACCTGAAAGTTTTGGAAATAATAGGATTCAAGGGGCACACATTTCCAACATGGTTGAGGAACCAAGACCTGCCTAACTTGGTGAAACTTTCATTGGCAAATTGTAGTTGCAGAGAGCTTCCACCACTTGGAGATCTCCCATACCTTAATGACCTAAGCATCAAAGGCATGACAGAAGTTCATAGCATCGGGGATGAATTTTATGGTCACGGTGATTCTAGCAGTTTCCCTTCTCTAAAGCAACTAGAACTTTTTGATATGCCTAATTTATCCGAATGGAAATGTCGTGGCAAAGATAAACTCTTTCGCTTCAGCTCGGTCCAAGAATCATCAAGCAATTGGTACAACCAAAGTTTTGCTTGCCTTGAAACTCTTACAGTTATGGGATGCAGCAAGTTGATCAACCTGCCTTCACTTCCATATCTTAAGAGTTTGGCTCTATGGAACAGCAATGAGCAGCTATTGGGGTCGATTTCTAATCTGACATCCCTCTCGTCTCTGCTCGTTTACAAATTTCGACTTTTCCGCGAACCTGAGTTTCAACAGGCAGAAGCTGGTTTTAGTTCTGTCACAACATTGACCATATATGATTGTGGTGATTTGATCTCTCGGTTGAATGAGGGCATCCGTGGTTTTACTTCTCTAAAGCATTTGCATGTCCTTTACTGTGACCGACTTGAGTCTCTGCCTCCAGGAGTTGGATATCTTACAACACTCCAGAAGCTGAGTATTGCAGACTGTCAAGATCTGGCTTATTTTCCTGATACTATGTCAAATCTTTCTTCCTTGATAGAAATGAAAATTGAGGCTTGCCCTTTGTTAAAATCTTTGCCATTGGGAATGCTTCACCTTCCTAGTCTTCCAAAATTTGTCATCCAAGAATGTCCAAATTTAGAAAAGTTTTTGCGAACATCAGCGTCTGTTGTCTGTTGA